In Canis aureus isolate CA01 chromosome 25, VMU_Caureus_v.1.0, whole genome shotgun sequence, the genomic window CTGGGGTCACTaagaaaagtccagaaataaactgaaGCGCTGAGCCAGACATTCTCCCTGAAGCATTTATAATTCGGTGGGACTAACGCTGGTCCGTATCAAAATAATCTAAAGTTGGGCCTAATTTTGCACAAACTTAACCTAAACCTCGGtttccaattgaaaaatggggCTAATGCCATAAAGGAATGTCCAATAAACTAACAGCAATGACAAGTCTCTAAAATACGGAAAGGTATTACTTGGCTTGGCATATtttctccacccccccacccccccaccccccatccttgaaagatttatttagagaataCGATGGCCGGGGTGTCTAGGCAAGTGTACAGCCCCGCTTCTCCAGAAATGCCAATTTCTGGAAAGTGAAAGGAGAGGCCTGAGTTGGGGGCAGTACTTACACTGTTTTCCCCATCAGACCACTGCTGGCCCCAACCTCAAAGACTGAGATTCCCCCTTTGTCGCTGGGGAGGACCCGCCACACTACCTTCTGGCCCAGTCCTAGCCGTGAGGGACCCGCATCCAGGGGCCCCGCTCACCTTTGCAAGCGCTGATCAAGAAATAGCCATAGGGCGTGATGCCACTGAAGGCCAAATCGACCACAGGCCTCGTGTGGCCCGAGCAGGTGAGCGGCGTCTGCCTCATTGCCATGGCGGCGGCGAACCGAGCGATGCGGCGGAGGCGTCGAGGGTCGTCGTTTGGGCTCTTTCTTTCGTCTGCCGCAGAGCCTCCGGCTCAGGGCCCCCGCCCTGAcactgggggctggggctgggccgagaaacaggaaaaagaggCCAATCGGGTAGCACCGAGGTCAGGAAAGGGTTGGGGACGGGTCAGGGAGCCTGCGCCCGGCGACCGACAGCCgccaagggagggagagggagggagggaggagagtagGGGAGGGGGAGAACCGCAGAGCCGGCGGCCACGACCCGCACCGTCCACACCGGTACTGGCAGGAAGTGATGACACCAATGACGCCAGCGTCCGTCGGAAGTGACGATCTGGCAAGGGGGCTAGTTTGCCCGGCAGCGGAGCGAAGAGTGCGGCAGCGCGCAGGCGCGAGGTCGGCGCACGCTGGGCACGTGACGCTCGCTGGCCCCACGCCGGCTGCGGACGCCGGGAGGAGCTCTGGTCTGCGCGGAGCCCGCGGGGCGCGGTCTGAGCCGCCGGCCGCCGTCTGTCGGTCCCCGGGCGGGGCGTGGTGAGTGCGGGAGCCGTGGCTGCTCGTCTCCGCCGCGGCCCCGGCGGCCCCTGGGGATTACGCGCCGAGCGGTGCCCGCGGCCGGGCTGTGCTGTCGCCTGAACATCTAGGCGGGGAAACCGGCAAACATCgtctaaaaacttttttttttttttttccagttcttatCAACTACAAAGGAGGACCCTCTGGTGTTGTCTGCAAGTTAAGGGCCGTGAGAAAAGTAATTTCTCCAGGCACTCCTATGTAAAAGTCCCCGTACCGTTAGCGTTTTCGTCCTGAGTGTTACGGTACCTTCAAGTGGCTTATCctgggcgcccgggtggctcggggtgtgatcccggggccctgcgatcgagtcccgcatggggctctacgcagggagcccgttgcTCCCGCTGCCTGGGTcgctgcctctctccctgtatccctcatgaataaataaaatcttttttaaaaaaataaatgactcaaCCTTTTAAGGACTTCAGAGGACTCTGGAGCAGTGGCCcccaaacttttttattttgttaagatttttatttatttattcatgagagacacactgagggagaa contains:
- the LOC144297159 gene encoding uncharacterized protein LOC144297159 isoform X2 yields the protein MAAANRAMRRRRRGSSFGLFLSSAAEPPAQGPRPDTGGWGWAEKQEKEANRVAPRSGKGWGRVREPAPGDRQPPREGEGGREESRGGGEPQSRRPRPAPSTPVLAGSDDTNDASVRRK
- the LOC144297159 gene encoding uncharacterized protein LOC144297159 isoform X1, translating into MTPMTPASVGSDDLARGLVCPAAERRVRQRAGARSAHAGHVTLAGPTPAADAGRSSGLRGARGARSEPPAAVCRSPGGACSYQLQRRTLWCCLQVKGREKSNFSRHSYVKVPVPLAFSS
- the LOC144297159 gene encoding uncharacterized protein LOC144297159 isoform X3, whose protein sequence is MTPMTPASVGSDDLARGLVCPAAERRVRQRAGARSAHAGHVTLAGPTPAADAGRSSGLRGARGARSEPPAAVCRSPGGACSYQLQRRTLWCCLQVKGREKIFSSEKLR